Proteins encoded within one genomic window of Triticum aestivum cultivar Chinese Spring chromosome 2D, IWGSC CS RefSeq v2.1, whole genome shotgun sequence:
- the LOC123052138 gene encoding uncharacterized protein has protein sequence MNTRDLLFSGLDLVKQQASAVASTVSLAKPYLPAKLTEMNTGNIVAGLGYVKNHTGAAVASTVSLANQYLPARLTGMNTGDIVAGLSYVKNHTAAMVSTRDGAVGTAAMVIGGAVGAYFLWPAAAAPAAAGAMMKAPSAAGFLISRTAFVANPQVYYQILRTAGAAAAAAAFV, from the coding sequence ATGAACACCCGCGACCTCCTCTTCTCCGGCCTCGACCTCGTCAAGCAACAGGCGAGCGCCGTGGCCTCCACCGTCTCGTTGGCCAAGCCGTACCTCCCCGCAAAGCTAACCGAGATGAACACCGGCAACATCGTCGCGGGTCTCGGCTACGTCAAGAACCATACAGGAGCGGCCGTGGCCTCCACCGTCTCATTGGCCAATCAGTACCTGCCCGCAAGGCTTACCGGGATGAACACCGGCGACATCGTCGCAGGTCTCAGCTACGTCAAGAACCATACAGCGGCCATGGTCTCGACGCGCGACGGCGCCGTGGGGACCGCGGCGATGGTCATCGGGGGCGCCGTGGGCGCCTACTTCCTCTGGCCCGCTGCGGCCGCCCCCGCCGCGGCCGGCGCCATGATGAAGGCGCCTAGTGCCGCCGGCTTCCTCATCTCCCGCACGGCGTTTGTGGCTAACCCGCAGGTCTACTACCAGATCCTCCGCACCGCTGGcgccgcggcggccgccgccgcatTCGTGTAG